Within Campylobacter jejuni, the genomic segment AACATAGGACTTGAACTTATGGGTCATAAAAAAGGTGAATACCAATATCTTCATCCAAATGATCATGTTAATTTAAGTCAAAGTACTAATGATGCTTATCCTACAGCTTTACACCTTGCCTTGCATGATTATTTAAGCGATTTGGCAAAAGCTATGGAACATCTAAAAAAAGCTTATGAGAGAAAAGCTGAAGAATTTAAAGATGTTCTTAAAATGGGTAGAACCCAACTGCAAGATGCTGTACCTATGACTTTAGGTCGTGAATTTAAAACTTTTGCTGTAATGATAGGCGAAGATATACAAAGAGTATTAGAAGCTAGAAAATTAATTTTAGAGATCAATTTGGGTGGAACTGCTATTGGAACGGGAATTAATTCTCATCCTGATTATCCGAAGGTTGTAGAAAGAAAAATAAGAGAAGTGACAGGTTTTGAATATACTGTGGCTGAGGATTTGATCGAGGCGACTCAAGATACGGGAGCTTATGTACAAATTTCAGGTGTTTTAAAACGTGTTGCAACAAAACTTTCTAAAGTATGTAATGACTTAAGACTTTTAAGCAGTGGTCCAAAATGTGGTCTTAATGAGATTAATCTTCCAAAAATGCAACCAGGTAGTTCTATCATGCCAGGTAAGGTAAATCCTGTTATTCCTGAAGTAGTTAATCAAGTTTGTTATTTTGTTATTGGAGCAGATGTAACTGTAACTTTTGCTTGTGAGGGTGGACAATTACAACTTAATGTTTTTGAACCAGTTGCAGCGTATAGCTTATTTAATTCTATTGTAATGCTAGAAAAAGCAATGTATACTTTAGCTGATAAATGTATAGATGGTATTACTGCAAATGAAAAAATTTGTTCAGACTTCGTCTATAATTCAGTAGGTATAGTAACAGCTTTAAATCCTTATATTGGTTATGAAAATTCAGCTTCTATAGCTAAAGAGGCAATGAACACTGGAAAAAGAGTGGCTGATATTGCGCTTGAAAGAGGGCTTTTAAGTAAAGAACAAATTGATGAAATTTTAACTCCATCAAATATGCTAAATCCTCACATGGAAGCTAAAAAATAGCATTTTAGGATTTAATATGGATATAATGATAATTTTGCAAGTAATCGTCCTTCTTGGGGCGATTTTTATCGGTATTCGCCTAGGCGGCATTGCTATAGGTTATGCTGGAGGATTAGGTGTAGTTATACTAGGACTTGTTTTAGGTATGAAACCTGGTAATATTCCTTGGGATGTTATTTTAATTATTGCTGCAGCTATTGCAGCAATTTCTGCTATGCAACAAGCAGGTGGACTTGATTATATGGTAAGGGTGACAGAAAAAATTTTAAGATCAAGCCCTAAATTTATAAATTATTTAGCTCCAGCTTGTGGATGGTTGCTTACAATCTTAGCAGGAACAGGAAATGCAGTATTTTCTTTAATGCCTGTTGTAGTTGATGTTGCAAAATCTCAAAATATAAAACCTAGTGTTCCACTTTCATTAATGGTTGTTTCTTCGCAAATTGGAATCACTGCTTCTCCTGTGAGTGCAGCTGTGGTTTATATGAGCGGCGTTTTAGAGCCACTTGGATGGAATTATCCAACTTTAATTGGAATTTGGATCAGTACAACTTTTATAGCTTGTATGCTTACAGCTTTTATAGTGAGTTTAATCACTCCTATGGATTTAAGCAAAGATAGCGTTTATCAAGAACGCTTAAAAGCAGGACTTGTTAAAGATGCAGGAGCTATTTTACATGGTGAAGATAAACCGGGTGCTAAACTTTCAGTAGGAATTTTTTTGATCACTGTTTTGGCAGTTGTACTTTATGCAACCGCAATTTCAAGCAATATTAAATGGATTGATCCTGTTGTGGTTCCAAGAGATGCAGCTATTATGAGCTTTTTACTTACTGCAGCAACTTTGATCACTTGGCTTTGTAAAGTTGAACCAGGTAAAATTCTTGATACCAGTGTATTTAAAAGTGGTATGACTGCTTGTGTTTGCGTTTTTGGTGTAGCATGGCTTGGAAATACTTTTGTTGCAGGACACGAAGCTTCTATTAAAGAAGTAGCAGGCGACTGGGTTAAACAAACCCCTGCTATGTTAGCAGTTGCATTTTTCTTTGCAAGCATGCTTTTATATTCTCAAGCAGCAACCGCAAAGGCCATTGTACCTGTAATTATCACCGCTTTAGGAATTTCAGCAGCAAATCCGCATGATTCTTATATGCTTGTAGCTTGTTTTGCAGCAGTTTCGGCACTTTTTGTGCTTCCAACTTATCCAACCTTACTTGGTGCTGTGCAAATGGATGATACAGGAACGACTAGAATTGGTAAATTTATATTTAATCACTCTTTCTTTGTACCAGGAGTTTTAGCTATTGCAATTGCTGTAGCATTAGGCTTTGTATTAGCTCCTATGCTTATTTAAATCAAACCCTAGGTTTTTCTCTCCTAGGGTTAAAATTTTTTCATTAGTTTTTAAGTATATACTACGCTATAATATTCATTTTTAATTTTCTTTAAGAAAGGAATTTAATGAAGATAAAAGTTGGGTTGATTTTTTCAGGTATTGTTTGCCTTTTTTTAACAGCTTGTGTTAATCAGGTTAAACAAAATACAACATTTGAAAATGCTTTAACACAAAAATATTGTGGTGATGATTTTTTCAATCAAAATTTAGAAAAAATTAAAAAAAATGATGATGTCATTTATACAGGATTAAATGCAGGTTTGATTGCTAGAAATTGTGGTGATTTTAACAAAAGTAATGTATTTTTTGATGCTGCGGAAGAATCTTATAAATATGATGTGGATTTAGAAAATGTAGGCTCTAAAGCAACTAAATTTGTTGGTACAACCTTGCTTAATGATACTATAGTAGATTATGATGGTTCTTTATATGAAAGAATTATGG encodes:
- the aspA gene encoding aspartate ammonia-lyase — its product is MGTRKEHDFIGELEISDEVYYGVQTFRAVENFDISHDRLKDFPRFVRALARVKKAAAMANHELGLLDKNIQDAIIKACDKILEGGYYDQFVVDMIQGGAGTSTNMNANEVIANIGLELMGHKKGEYQYLHPNDHVNLSQSTNDAYPTALHLALHDYLSDLAKAMEHLKKAYERKAEEFKDVLKMGRTQLQDAVPMTLGREFKTFAVMIGEDIQRVLEARKLILEINLGGTAIGTGINSHPDYPKVVERKIREVTGFEYTVAEDLIEATQDTGAYVQISGVLKRVATKLSKVCNDLRLLSSGPKCGLNEINLPKMQPGSSIMPGKVNPVIPEVVNQVCYFVIGADVTVTFACEGGQLQLNVFEPVAAYSLFNSIVMLEKAMYTLADKCIDGITANEKICSDFVYNSVGIVTALNPYIGYENSASIAKEAMNTGKRVADIALERGLLSKEQIDEILTPSNMLNPHMEAKK
- the dcuA gene encoding anaerobic C4-dicarboxylate transporter, producing MDIMIILQVIVLLGAIFIGIRLGGIAIGYAGGLGVVILGLVLGMKPGNIPWDVILIIAAAIAAISAMQQAGGLDYMVRVTEKILRSSPKFINYLAPACGWLLTILAGTGNAVFSLMPVVVDVAKSQNIKPSVPLSLMVVSSQIGITASPVSAAVVYMSGVLEPLGWNYPTLIGIWISTTFIACMLTAFIVSLITPMDLSKDSVYQERLKAGLVKDAGAILHGEDKPGAKLSVGIFLITVLAVVLYATAISSNIKWIDPVVVPRDAAIMSFLLTAATLITWLCKVEPGKILDTSVFKSGMTACVCVFGVAWLGNTFVAGHEASIKEVAGDWVKQTPAMLAVAFFFASMLLYSQAATAKAIVPVIITALGISAANPHDSYMLVACFAAVSALFVLPTYPTLLGAVQMDDTGTTRIGKFIFNHSFFVPGVLAIAIAVALGFVLAPMLI